The following are encoded together in the Desulfococcus multivorans genome:
- a CDS encoding efflux RND transporter permease subunit: MTSFLEFMLKRTAFANAMMGVLIFGGLFGAMTIRQELYPALEERKVELAIDLPGASPEEINKSILTVVENAVRGLDGIKRVDSEASENTGQVTMTLLDNADPQQTLNDIKSAVDRIETFPQDAEKPVITIPSRVEKALSIVVYGDQPLIWLRKTAEILRDDLRTSVGLRKVELAFPRDQEVSIEIPEKILRQYGFTLEELADKIRQSTPDLPGGTLYTEESDIVLRTSGRREWADAFRDVVVAETPAGIPLRLSDIAVLNDGFGKSPIECWFNGLPAILIDVFAVGSETPISVEAAVRGYLDSVAEKKFSGVEIVIFENQAAAYRSRMALLVENAVIGLVLVLITLGLFLTPHLAFWVMVGIPTSLLGGLLFLPLFGGSLNMISFFALIVTIGVVVDDAIMIGEAIYVQRTKGLGPLAAAVQGLKEMGGPVLLATTTTIIAFTPMFFVPGEMGGVFWQIPAVVIAVLLVSLFESLFILGAHIAAEHPDRPWLKVLARPQQKVNETLTSFIHHRFRPFIQAGLRRPLTLLVTAVSFLFITVGAMTGGLLNFAFTPTIDSDTVIAQAALPYGAPRQKSIAVAQKLVDSANTVLGEHNMSSPGIFSLIGTRLEEGEVEVETLAGSHYISVLMALPPEAERTLSGREFAAAWQKTFGSPGELEALNFTGETTVAGGEPIMLEVFHPDPDVAQAAALSLGERMRLLAGLTSVDDGVRTGKPELTIQLKDSGLHMGLTAEEVAKQVRHRYHGAEAFRFVRDGNEIKVMVRLSEEGRSRESALADVQLKSPAGALIPLTEVADITQTRSFTSLARRDGKRIYPVTADIAFGIDDDDVEDALEDAIVPLVLADFSGVSVHFGGEEEENDEALASLGYGFLIVLGVMYLLLVFHYNSYLQPVLILATIPFGLIGAVWGHILMGCDLSIVSVIGILAMAGVVVNDSLVLVTTCNQYQKNGMPLHQAIVDAACNRFRPILLTSLTTFFGLVPLLLETSEQAQFLIPAAVSISFGLVFGTMITLVLLPGLLQVFLKN, from the coding sequence ATGACATCTTTTCTTGAGTTTATGTTAAAACGGACGGCTTTTGCCAATGCCATGATGGGGGTGCTGATTTTCGGGGGGCTGTTTGGCGCCATGACGATCCGGCAGGAATTGTATCCGGCCCTGGAAGAACGGAAAGTGGAGCTGGCGATTGACCTGCCGGGGGCATCTCCGGAAGAAATTAACAAATCAATCCTGACGGTGGTTGAAAATGCCGTGCGCGGACTGGATGGAATCAAGCGTGTTGATTCAGAAGCAAGCGAGAACACCGGTCAGGTGACCATGACCCTTCTGGATAACGCCGATCCGCAGCAGACGCTTAATGATATCAAGAGTGCCGTGGACCGGATTGAAACGTTTCCCCAAGATGCCGAAAAACCGGTTATTACCATCCCGTCTCGAGTTGAAAAAGCGCTTTCCATTGTCGTTTATGGCGATCAGCCCCTCATATGGCTCCGCAAAACCGCGGAAATTCTGCGCGATGATTTGCGCACCAGTGTGGGGCTCCGGAAAGTGGAACTGGCCTTTCCCCGCGACCAGGAAGTTTCAATTGAAATCCCGGAGAAAATACTGCGTCAATACGGATTCACATTGGAGGAACTTGCCGATAAAATACGGCAGAGTACACCGGACTTACCCGGCGGTACGCTTTATACAGAAGAATCGGATATCGTGTTGCGAACATCCGGGCGCCGGGAATGGGCGGATGCGTTTCGCGATGTGGTGGTGGCGGAGACGCCGGCCGGTATTCCGCTGCGCCTGTCCGATATCGCGGTCTTAAACGACGGTTTTGGGAAATCCCCCATTGAATGCTGGTTTAACGGCCTGCCTGCCATCCTGATCGATGTGTTTGCAGTGGGCAGTGAAACCCCCATATCGGTTGAAGCCGCGGTCCGGGGGTATCTGGATTCTGTTGCAGAAAAGAAGTTTTCAGGCGTTGAAATAGTCATCTTTGAAAATCAGGCAGCCGCCTATCGCAGCCGAATGGCATTGCTCGTGGAAAATGCCGTTATCGGACTGGTATTGGTTCTGATAACTCTGGGCCTGTTTCTCACGCCGCATCTGGCGTTCTGGGTCATGGTCGGAATTCCCACGTCGCTGCTTGGCGGCCTGCTGTTCCTGCCGCTGTTCGGCGGATCACTGAACATGATTTCATTTTTTGCACTTATCGTGACCATCGGCGTGGTTGTGGATGACGCGATTATGATCGGTGAAGCCATTTATGTGCAACGGACCAAAGGACTGGGGCCCCTGGCCGCTGCGGTTCAGGGATTAAAAGAGATGGGCGGGCCGGTGCTGCTGGCCACCACGACAACGATCATTGCATTTACACCCATGTTTTTTGTGCCCGGCGAAATGGGGGGGGTTTTCTGGCAAATTCCGGCAGTGGTGATTGCCGTGCTTCTGGTTTCCCTCTTTGAATCTCTTTTTATTCTGGGCGCCCATATTGCGGCAGAACACCCGGATCGCCCGTGGCTGAAAGTGCTGGCCCGGCCCCAGCAGAAGGTGAATGAAACATTGACGTCGTTTATTCACCACCGCTTTCGGCCGTTTATTCAGGCAGGGTTACGGCGGCCATTGACTTTGCTTGTTACGGCGGTTTCTTTTCTGTTTATCACTGTGGGCGCAATGACAGGCGGCCTGCTGAACTTTGCGTTCACGCCCACTATCGATTCAGACACGGTGATTGCCCAGGCGGCACTTCCGTACGGGGCTCCCAGGCAAAAGTCCATTGCCGTTGCCCAAAAACTGGTCGATTCGGCCAACACGGTGCTTGGGGAACACAACATGTCCTCGCCGGGTATTTTTTCTCTGATCGGGACGCGGCTGGAGGAAGGAGAGGTTGAAGTGGAGACCCTGGCCGGGTCCCATTATATCTCGGTGCTCATGGCCCTTCCGCCGGAAGCGGAACGCACGCTTTCGGGACGGGAATTTGCCGCGGCATGGCAGAAAACGTTTGGATCGCCCGGAGAACTGGAAGCGCTGAATTTTACAGGAGAGACCACCGTTGCCGGCGGCGAGCCGATTATGCTGGAGGTGTTCCATCCGGACCCGGATGTTGCGCAAGCCGCCGCGCTCTCCCTAGGTGAGCGGATGCGCCTGCTGGCCGGACTGACATCCGTGGATGACGGTGTTCGTACCGGAAAACCGGAACTGACGATTCAATTAAAAGACAGCGGCCTGCACATGGGCCTGACCGCCGAGGAAGTGGCAAAACAGGTCCGGCACCGGTATCATGGGGCTGAAGCATTCCGGTTTGTGCGGGACGGGAATGAAATTAAGGTGATGGTCCGTTTGAGTGAGGAAGGACGCAGCCGGGAAAGCGCGCTGGCGGATGTGCAGTTGAAAAGCCCGGCAGGCGCACTGATTCCGCTTACAGAAGTGGCAGATATCACCCAGACCCGATCGTTTACCAGCCTGGCCCGGCGTGACGGAAAGCGGATTTATCCGGTCACCGCAGACATTGCGTTCGGCATTGATGACGATGACGTGGAAGACGCTCTGGAAGACGCCATTGTGCCGCTGGTGCTGGCTGATTTTTCCGGCGTGTCGGTTCATTTTGGCGGCGAGGAAGAGGAAAATGATGAAGCGCTGGCTTCTTTAGGGTATGGATTTTTGATTGTTTTAGGAGTGATGTATCTGCTGCTGGTGTTTCATTATAATTCCTATCTGCAACCGGTGCTTATATTGGCGACGATTCCGTTCGGCCTGATCGGTGCGGTCTGGGGGCATATCCTGATGGGCTGTGATCTTTCCATTGTATCCGTGATTGGGATTCTTGCCATGGCCGGGGTAGTGGTGAATGATTCCCTGGTTCTGGTGACCACCTGTAACCAATATCAAAAAAACGGCATGCCCCTGCATCAGGCGATTGTGGATGCCGCATGCAACCGGTTCCGTCCGATTCTGCTGACGTCGCTGACCACGTTTTTCGGCCTGGTGCCCCTGCTGCTGGAGACGTCGGAACAGGCCCAGTTCCTGATTCCGGCAGCCGTTTCCATCAGTTTCGGGCTTGTGTTCGGGACAATGATTACGCTGGTGCTGCTGCCGGGACTGCTACAAGTCTTTTTGAAAAACTAA
- a CDS encoding efflux RND transporter periplasmic adaptor subunit, whose protein sequence is MKRFKKKKLLPALIALAGCAVTLLLVALGDEAEFQVVTSMPLSVETLFVKKTDYQIQVPAWGFVAPRETLDICAEVQGKVVQVPDSVFAGAGVTENELLFKIDDRTYQNTLAEAIAEKSQAQQALEIEKGRQIIAEKEWEFLENSKWQGSKNKSLALRIPQLREREAALQIAAAKEVRAALDVERTQITAPCDGVILNENLALGRFFEIGDAGLQIACTDCYHITAFFSPEYAIDSGASTVSVNIGSNRHEGVIRSVLPEIDRKTRHKQVLIEFSGSQVVLGDYVELMLPGPCFGDVTVIPKKALRSGNTVWVSSENRTLEIRAVTVLGQDMENVVVGEGLFKDDQVVLSHIASPLAGMKLTALQQQPENNSNTQKNGEPAR, encoded by the coding sequence GTGAAACGTTTTAAAAAGAAAAAACTCCTTCCCGCTTTGATCGCACTGGCAGGATGTGCCGTCACCCTATTGCTGGTTGCCCTTGGAGACGAAGCGGAATTTCAGGTTGTTACCTCAATGCCGCTGAGCGTGGAAACGCTTTTTGTAAAAAAAACGGATTATCAAATCCAAGTGCCGGCATGGGGATTTGTTGCACCAAGGGAAACTCTTGATATCTGTGCAGAGGTACAGGGAAAAGTTGTTCAGGTGCCGGATAGTGTTTTTGCCGGTGCCGGGGTGACGGAAAATGAATTGTTGTTTAAGATAGATGATCGCACCTATCAAAACACACTGGCAGAGGCCATTGCCGAAAAAAGCCAGGCGCAGCAGGCTTTGGAGATTGAAAAAGGGCGCCAGATCATTGCGGAAAAGGAATGGGAGTTTCTGGAAAATTCAAAATGGCAGGGCAGCAAAAATAAATCCCTGGCATTGCGCATACCCCAGCTCAGAGAAAGGGAAGCCGCCCTGCAAATTGCTGCTGCAAAAGAGGTCCGGGCGGCGCTGGATGTTGAGCGGACACAAATAACCGCGCCGTGCGATGGTGTGATTCTCAACGAGAACCTTGCTTTGGGGCGGTTTTTTGAAATCGGAGACGCGGGACTGCAAATTGCCTGCACCGACTGCTACCATATCACGGCATTTTTTTCTCCGGAATATGCCATTGATTCCGGAGCAAGCACGGTATCCGTAAATATCGGGTCAAACCGCCATGAAGGGGTTATCCGGTCGGTATTGCCGGAGATTGATCGAAAAACACGCCATAAACAGGTGCTGATTGAATTTTCGGGCAGCCAGGTTGTCTTGGGGGACTATGTCGAGCTGATGCTGCCCGGTCCTTGTTTTGGTGACGTGACTGTGATTCCTAAAAAAGCGCTGAGATCCGGCAATACGGTTTGGGTGTCAAGTGAGAATCGCACGCTGGAAATCCGGGCGGTAACGGTTTTGGGCCAGGACATGGAAAATGTGGTCGTTGGGGAAGGCCTTTTTAAAGACGATCAGGTTGTGCTTTCCCATATCGCCAGCCCGCTGGCCGGCATGAAGCTGACTGCTTTGCAACAGCAGCCTGAAAATAACTCCAATACGCAAAAAAATGGAGAACCGGCCAGATGA
- a CDS encoding TolC family protein, producing the protein MNEVDNQIKKYKDTIVMAKGSNCIRLNQILLLGCLILLSACTVVPVEDRKDIPAKLPAQFFASDMSEWEISLTWEQSFPSASLKSDVRALLEANFELEAARARVEQAAAAYGISKSALMPSVDANAGFERSREEADDDPDSTETDSTISFGAALYWEPDIWGRLRARKEAASLMLEEKQVLADQVALEMQFLLVETWITWHASRRLEDVLTAQQTTNMQILELTELRLAQGDGNSLDVLQQKGRMASVDREMPGVVSEKQSAANAYAVLMGSFPGEGVRPADDWPVLKPLTTVSSPRQLMAERPDLRAALLALQAADHELAAAIADRLPRISIELAYTESGSRVSEIGGQTALRFASGLLAPVFDAGRLKSKADQRKAEVRESLAILEQAMLTAVREVEDALIREKALFDQRILLKKEIEIAEQTVGKARLRYVNGQETFLPVLAALAKLQTLQQDEITLKRDILTNRCRLLRALGAKWSRDRETF; encoded by the coding sequence TTGAATGAAGTAGATAATCAGATAAAAAAATATAAAGACACCATCGTTATGGCAAAAGGTTCTAATTGCATAAGATTAAATCAAATTCTGCTTTTGGGATGCCTGATTCTGCTTTCTGCATGCACGGTTGTCCCGGTCGAGGACCGCAAAGACATTCCCGCAAAACTGCCCGCGCAATTCTTTGCCAGTGATATGTCGGAATGGGAAATCAGCCTGACCTGGGAGCAGAGTTTTCCGTCCGCGAGCCTGAAATCCGATGTTCGGGCGCTTCTTGAAGCAAATTTTGAGCTGGAAGCTGCCCGTGCCCGCGTGGAACAGGCTGCCGCCGCCTATGGCATTTCAAAATCAGCGCTCATGCCGTCTGTGGATGCAAATGCCGGTTTTGAACGTTCGCGGGAGGAAGCAGATGATGACCCCGATTCAACCGAAACGGACAGTACCATTTCCTTTGGCGCGGCATTGTACTGGGAGCCGGATATCTGGGGCCGCCTGCGTGCCAGGAAAGAAGCGGCATCGTTAATGCTCGAAGAAAAACAGGTGCTGGCGGACCAGGTGGCCCTGGAAATGCAATTCCTGCTGGTGGAGACCTGGATCACCTGGCATGCTTCGCGCAGGCTGGAAGATGTTTTAACGGCCCAGCAAACAACTAACATGCAGATACTGGAATTAACCGAACTGCGACTGGCCCAGGGCGACGGCAATTCTCTGGATGTGTTGCAGCAGAAGGGCCGCATGGCCAGCGTGGACCGGGAAATGCCCGGTGTGGTTTCGGAAAAACAAAGCGCAGCCAATGCTTATGCGGTGCTGATGGGGAGTTTCCCGGGTGAGGGCGTCCGTCCGGCGGATGATTGGCCTGTTTTAAAACCCCTGACCACAGTCTCTTCCCCCCGTCAGCTCATGGCAGAACGGCCGGATCTGCGGGCGGCTTTGCTGGCGCTTCAGGCCGCGGATCATGAACTGGCGGCCGCCATTGCCGACCGGTTGCCGAGGATATCCATAGAATTGGCATATACGGAAAGCGGCAGCCGCGTGTCTGAAATCGGCGGTCAGACAGCGCTGCGCTTTGCCAGTGGATTGTTGGCACCTGTCTTTGATGCGGGGCGCCTGAAGTCAAAGGCGGATCAGCGCAAGGCAGAAGTCCGTGAATCATTAGCCATTCTTGAGCAGGCGATGTTGACGGCCGTCCGGGAGGTGGAAGACGCACTTATCCGGGAAAAGGCATTGTTTGATCAACGTATCCTGCTGAAAAAAGAAATTGAAATTGCAGAGCAAACCGTGGGCAAAGCCAGGCTGCGGTATGTCAACGGCCAGGAAACGTTTTTGCCTGTGCTGGCAGCGTTAGCCAAGCTGCAGACATTGCAGCAGGATGAAATTACATTGAAACGGGATATTCTTACGAACAGGTGCCGTCTTCTCAGGGCCCTTGGCGCCAAATGGAGTCGTGATCGTGAAACGTTTTAA
- a CDS encoding MipA/OmpV family protein: MKKQTVMVLGVSMALCLHLMLGVAVADKGKDLPEAVKSSIEKAFPGAEITEVEKEIRQDGVVTEVELISTDGIHHEVYVSEDGQILKVEEEEGELPWIGGELSIGMLVRGEREIYKDVGSEFEPAPFIRYENGPFEIEGYDGLDASFTLFGSGSYKIALTGSVDFEDGYDPDDSDYLEGMDDLDTLYSVGLKCETNYAGWEAELEFEQDVSGEHDGQKVELAFGYPFMAGDFEFRPTLNATWLSEKTVDYFYGVSVKEARPDRPIYSPGASYEIGAEVMILRPLFGNFTAVGIVEISTFGKDITDSPLVDEDYEIEGGLGIMYTF; encoded by the coding sequence ATGAAAAAGCAAACAGTTATGGTTTTGGGTGTGTCTATGGCGCTGTGCCTGCACCTGATGCTGGGAGTCGCCGTTGCCGACAAGGGCAAGGATTTGCCGGAAGCTGTCAAAAGCAGCATTGAAAAGGCGTTTCCCGGTGCTGAAATAACGGAAGTGGAAAAAGAAATACGGCAGGACGGGGTTGTCACGGAAGTTGAACTGATATCCACCGATGGCATTCATCATGAAGTGTATGTGTCTGAAGACGGGCAGATTCTGAAAGTCGAAGAAGAAGAGGGTGAATTGCCGTGGATCGGCGGCGAGCTGTCCATCGGTATGTTAGTCCGCGGCGAGCGGGAAATCTATAAAGACGTGGGCAGCGAATTTGAGCCGGCACCCTTTATCAGGTATGAAAACGGGCCCTTTGAAATCGAAGGATATGATGGGCTGGACGCTTCGTTTACGCTGTTTGGCTCCGGTTCTTATAAAATCGCTTTAACAGGATCTGTTGATTTCGAAGACGGTTATGATCCTGATGACAGCGACTATCTTGAAGGCATGGATGACCTGGATACCCTTTACAGTGTCGGGCTTAAATGTGAAACCAATTATGCCGGCTGGGAGGCAGAGCTGGAATTTGAACAGGATGTCAGTGGCGAACATGACGGCCAGAAAGTCGAGCTGGCGTTTGGGTATCCGTTTATGGCAGGCGATTTTGAATTCCGGCCGACGTTGAATGCCACGTGGCTGAGTGAAAAGACAGTGGATTACTTTTACGGGGTTTCAGTAAAGGAGGCAAGGCCGGATCGTCCAATCTATTCTCCTGGTGCAAGTTATGAAATCGGGGCAGAGGTCATGATCCTGCGGCCGCTGTTTGGAAATTTCACGGCGGTGGGAATTGTTGAAATCTCAACATTTGGAAAAGACATAACCGACAGTCCTCTGGTGGATGAGGACTATGAAATCGAAGGCGGTCTGGGCATTATGTATACGTTTTAA